The following proteins are encoded in a genomic region of Paenibacillus sp. FSL H3-0469:
- a CDS encoding chemotaxis response regulator protein-glutamate methylesterase: MRPYKVLVVDDSAFMRKIISDLIENDADFQVTATAANGREAIEKVNELRPDLVTMDVEMPEMNGLEALKSIMAQRPLPVIMLSGINEEGMKETILALEWGAFDFIRKPSISNSQDIIAVGESLREQMKEAMMARERREARASAVKLPEPPPPAAELPAPRAVVEPVRRKLEPSKKEADKAPLQGTEKPRARAPLEPPADKRKPEARTEPPNAKRVVKPAPAVPKPAPDRLKGRSHQEAQGSGWAGQRAAAEIAAGSFVEPPAAAGGQTSGSRSVRKLVAVGCSTGGPRALKAFLENIPGDFPAPIVIVQHMPPNFTKSLAQRLNTFSALEVAEAEHGMVLRQGAAYIAPGGYHLTVVPAPGGQYMVELTKEEVRNGHRPSVDTLFESVLQLTSLERHAVIMTGMGSDGARMMKALYDSGVTSTFAESEETCVVYGMPRSAVELKCVRHILPLQEIAPRLVQAVK, from the coding sequence ATGAGGCCATATAAAGTTCTGGTTGTTGATGATTCTGCATTCATGCGCAAAATCATTTCGGATTTAATAGAGAATGATGCCGACTTTCAAGTCACAGCGACAGCTGCCAACGGACGCGAGGCGATTGAGAAGGTGAACGAGCTTCGTCCGGATCTCGTAACCATGGATGTGGAGATGCCTGAGATGAATGGCCTGGAGGCGCTCAAAAGTATCATGGCCCAGCGTCCGCTCCCGGTAATTATGCTGTCCGGCATCAATGAAGAGGGTATGAAGGAGACGATTCTGGCCTTGGAGTGGGGGGCTTTCGATTTCATCCGAAAGCCGTCCATTTCAAACTCCCAGGATATCATCGCTGTCGGAGAATCCCTCCGGGAGCAGATGAAAGAGGCCATGATGGCGCGTGAGCGCCGTGAAGCCCGCGCTTCCGCCGTCAAGTTGCCTGAGCCTCCTCCTCCCGCTGCCGAACTGCCTGCTCCGCGGGCTGTTGTGGAACCGGTGAGGCGGAAGCTGGAGCCGTCCAAGAAGGAGGCGGATAAAGCGCCGCTTCAGGGCACGGAGAAGCCGAGGGCCAGAGCGCCGCTTGAACCGCCGGCTGACAAACGGAAGCCGGAAGCCCGCACTGAGCCGCCCAATGCAAAGCGGGTGGTCAAGCCTGCACCAGCAGTGCCCAAACCGGCTCCCGACAGGCTCAAAGGCCGCTCCCACCAGGAGGCGCAGGGCAGCGGATGGGCTGGACAACGGGCGGCTGCTGAAATTGCTGCTGGCTCATTCGTGGAGCCTCCTGCAGCAGCAGGAGGCCAGACAAGCGGAAGCCGGAGCGTGCGCAAGCTGGTGGCTGTAGGCTGCTCAACCGGAGGTCCGAGAGCGCTGAAGGCGTTCCTAGAGAACATCCCTGGCGACTTCCCGGCACCGATTGTCATTGTCCAGCATATGCCGCCTAACTTCACCAAGTCGCTGGCCCAGCGCCTGAATACCTTTAGCGCACTGGAAGTCGCTGAAGCGGAACACGGTATGGTTCTCCGGCAGGGAGCGGCGTATATTGCCCCCGGCGGCTATCACCTGACAGTGGTACCTGCGCCTGGCGGCCAATACATGGTAGAGCTTACTAAGGAAGAGGTCCGCAATGGACATCGTCCTTCTGTAGATACACTGTTTGAATCGGTATTGCAGCTTACCTCGCTGGAACGTCATGCCGTCATTATGACGGGGATGGGCAGCGACGGAGCACGGATGATGAAAGCACTCTATGATTCGGGGGTGACATCTACCTTTGCAGAGAGTGAAGAAACCTGTGTGGTTTACGGAATGCCGAGGTCTGCAGTAGAG
- a CDS encoding MinD/ParA family protein — MMDQAQALRRLVSSQDTRQAPGSGASARIITVCSGKGGVGKSNFTLNFALALKAMGRRVLLFDADIGMANIDVLMGVSSRYNLYHLLKREAEIGQIIQLGPQALPFIAGGSGMDELFTLSEADLNYFTTQIASIADTMDFILFDTGAGLSKETMKFITSADDCLVVTTPEPTAITDAYALMKVVHNSHPEVSFRLIVNQAGDEREARATSDKIRMAASRFLQLELPFLGYISSDPHVVQAVKKQIPFSVAFPNSIAARDVQRLAQSYLAVDSVETAKVQGIKGFISKWLKRNR, encoded by the coding sequence GTGATGGACCAGGCGCAGGCATTAAGGCGGCTGGTCTCCAGCCAGGATACGAGGCAGGCTCCCGGAAGCGGTGCCTCCGCCCGGATCATCACAGTATGCAGCGGGAAGGGGGGCGTCGGGAAGTCGAATTTCACCCTTAACTTCGCGCTTGCGCTGAAGGCCATGGGCCGGAGAGTGCTTTTGTTCGATGCCGATATCGGCATGGCCAATATTGATGTCCTTATGGGAGTCTCCTCCAGATACAATCTGTACCACCTGCTCAAGCGGGAGGCGGAGATCGGACAGATCATTCAACTCGGACCGCAAGCGTTACCCTTCATTGCAGGGGGCTCCGGGATGGACGAGCTGTTCACACTCTCTGAGGCGGATCTGAACTACTTTACCACACAGATTGCAAGCATTGCCGATACCATGGATTTTATCCTGTTTGACACAGGGGCGGGGCTGTCCAAGGAAACGATGAAATTCATCACTTCTGCCGACGACTGCCTGGTGGTGACCACGCCCGAGCCTACCGCAATTACAGATGCGTATGCACTGATGAAGGTTGTTCATAATAGTCATCCGGAGGTCTCGTTCAGGCTGATTGTCAATCAGGCAGGGGATGAACGGGAGGCACGGGCCACCAGTGACAAAATTAGGATGGCAGCCAGCCGCTTCCTGCAGCTAGAGCTTCCCTTCCTCGGTTACATCAGCAGTGACCCGCATGTAGTACAGGCCGTTAAGAAACAAATTCCATTCTCAGTGGCTTTTCCGAACAGTATTGCAGCCAGGGATGTGCAGAGGCTTGCGCAGAGCTATCTGGCTGTGGATTCAGTAGAAACCGCTAAAGTACAAGGCATCAAGGGATTCATCAGCAAGTGGTTGAAACGAAACAGATAA
- the flhF gene encoding flagellar biosynthesis protein FlhF, producing the protein MRVKRYVVDTMPDAMHSIRSELGSDAVILSTKEIKVGGFMGMFTKKKIEVVAAVENGAKAAAQEKIPAPPMNVPRNAVPEAYQKAASAAAPPLPPSVTVREAAAAKSFAEIAAALADPLEQGGGVAVMPPLTKTDPPDMRTEDIAAGQPSVPQPEESRKKLGAIYESLAAEQPEPESASATESDVLREIRDMKQWMERIARYSSGAAELPDALESLRSRLIDQETDAVLVEEWIGYVLERYREEGSSWGPEQFEAVLREQIDGFLAGRIAGGIAPDTRIVYIAGPTGVGKTTTIAKLAAEQLFKQGRKVGLITSDTYRISAVEQLRTYASILNMPLEVVQSPGDLQRAMFRLESCDLVLMDTAGRNYRNEILVAELQSLLAKELKSETLLVLSLTSKSRDMKKIAEHFGRYQLDKVVFTKLDETGSYGPLFNVLNDYPLKLSYITNGQNVPDDLLMATGEQIGGMLLGTGGG; encoded by the coding sequence ATGAGAGTGAAGCGTTATGTGGTCGATACGATGCCTGACGCCATGCATTCGATCCGCAGCGAGCTTGGAAGCGATGCCGTTATTTTAAGCACCAAAGAAATAAAGGTTGGCGGATTCATGGGCATGTTCACGAAAAAGAAGATCGAGGTTGTAGCTGCTGTGGAGAACGGGGCAAAGGCGGCTGCGCAGGAGAAGATTCCTGCACCGCCAATGAACGTACCGCGAAATGCAGTGCCAGAGGCCTATCAGAAGGCTGCCTCAGCCGCTGCTCCTCCTCTCCCGCCGTCTGTGACGGTAAGGGAGGCGGCAGCCGCCAAGTCGTTTGCCGAGATTGCCGCAGCACTGGCTGATCCGCTGGAGCAGGGCGGAGGTGTCGCTGTGATGCCGCCTTTGACCAAGACTGATCCGCCGGATATGCGCACTGAGGATATTGCAGCAGGCCAGCCGTCTGTACCGCAGCCGGAGGAGAGCCGGAAGAAGCTTGGAGCCATCTATGAATCGCTTGCGGCAGAACAGCCTGAACCTGAGAGTGCCTCTGCGACTGAGAGTGATGTCCTGCGGGAGATCCGGGATATGAAGCAATGGATGGAACGTATCGCACGTTATTCCTCAGGGGCTGCCGAGCTGCCGGATGCGCTGGAATCCTTACGTAGCCGCCTGATTGACCAGGAGACTGACGCTGTTCTCGTAGAGGAATGGATCGGATACGTTCTGGAGCGTTACCGTGAGGAAGGAAGCAGCTGGGGACCGGAGCAATTCGAGGCTGTGCTTAGAGAGCAGATTGACGGTTTTCTGGCGGGACGAATTGCCGGCGGTATTGCCCCGGATACGCGGATTGTATATATTGCCGGGCCGACAGGGGTCGGCAAGACGACAACGATCGCCAAGCTGGCAGCGGAGCAGCTGTTCAAGCAAGGCCGTAAGGTTGGGCTGATTACCTCGGATACTTACCGGATATCGGCCGTTGAACAGCTTAGAACCTACGCCTCCATTCTCAACATGCCGCTGGAGGTTGTGCAATCGCCGGGTGATCTGCAGCGGGCGATGTTCCGGCTGGAGAGCTGTGATCTGGTGTTAATGGATACTGCCGGACGGAATTACCGCAATGAAATCCTGGTGGCTGAACTGCAGAGCCTGCTCGCCAAGGAGCTTAAGAGCGAGACCCTGCTGGTGCTGAGCCTGACCTCCAAGAGTCGTGACATGAAAAAGATTGCAGAGCACTTCGGCAGATACCAGCTGGACAAGGTAGTATTCACTAAGCTGGATGAAACGGGCAGCTATGGCCCGCTGTTCAATGTCTTGAATGATTACCCGCTGAAGCTCTCTTATATTACCAACGGACAAAATGTTCCGGATGATCTTCTTATGGCCACTGGGGAGCAGATTGGCGGCATGCTGCTGGGAACAGGGGGCGGGTGA